From Dietzia sp. ANT_WB102, a single genomic window includes:
- a CDS encoding DUF4242 domain-containing protein has protein sequence MPLFLYETTPSPEQQADPSTLVDSIAATLTGAGADVIETQITKGASRVFTIAELADGQNGACDTDAPVLDAAAIGAAEVTTPAQVRLVGTDLETIKAARPEAGYLVEWDIPDEIDMDTYLTRKKEKSPKYAEIPEVSFLRTYVREDTDKCLCFYNAPDSDSVVRAREIVSTPISRLHELS, from the coding sequence ATGCCCCTCTTCCTCTACGAGACCACCCCGTCGCCGGAGCAGCAGGCCGACCCCTCCACGCTCGTCGATTCCATCGCCGCCACCCTGACCGGTGCCGGTGCCGACGTCATCGAGACCCAGATCACCAAGGGCGCATCGCGTGTGTTCACGATCGCCGAGCTAGCTGACGGACAGAACGGGGCCTGCGACACCGATGCCCCCGTTCTCGATGCGGCCGCGATTGGCGCCGCCGAGGTGACCACGCCTGCGCAGGTCCGCCTGGTCGGCACCGACCTCGAGACCATCAAGGCCGCCCGACCCGAGGCCGGATACCTGGTCGAGTGGGACATTCCGGACGAGATCGACATGGACACTTATCTCACCCGCAAGAAGGAAAAGTCCCCGAAGTACGCAGAGATCCCCGAGGTCTCCTTCCTGCGTACCTACGTGCGTGAGGACACGGACAAGTGCCTGTGCTTCTACAACGCCCCGGACTCCGACTCCGTTGTCCGTGCGCGCGAGATCGTCTCCACCCCCATTTCGCGCCTGCACGAGCTGTCATGA
- a CDS encoding acyl-CoA dehydrogenase family protein: protein MSTAATQTRVLGAPRAQLTAGEFGDVDTAELVAVIDSVAARASALDRDEADLREDIAALARLGLFDVDRTPVAVAATIIEAVATESLAVAFAAWAQRMTAAYLRHAVDRSDAAARTYRAVADGSRPGVSGMAAAQRQVVGLAKVPITATPVAGGYRIDGPIAWASNVYPDSVIVLAANTEDGRSLVLTFEASAPGVEIRNAPDLLALNATASTMIGLDGVEVPDEQVLGEDLPDFLSGVRPQFLILQAAFCSGIAARSLTEAEGRLEGLGAFYSDEHGELASRHQHMHAELHRLGETPTEATLGELLLLRLDGAEIAPAATRLEAILCGGMGYAQAAPANRRMREAAFLPVQSPSQSQLRWELDRLGVSA, encoded by the coding sequence ATGAGCACCGCCGCGACGCAGACCCGCGTTCTCGGGGCTCCCCGAGCCCAGCTCACCGCCGGCGAATTCGGTGACGTTGACACCGCGGAACTCGTTGCGGTGATCGACTCGGTCGCCGCCCGGGCCTCCGCCCTCGACCGCGACGAGGCGGACCTCCGAGAGGACATCGCCGCACTTGCCCGGCTCGGATTGTTCGACGTCGATCGAACGCCGGTCGCCGTCGCCGCGACGATCATAGAGGCCGTGGCCACGGAGAGTCTGGCGGTCGCCTTTGCCGCGTGGGCGCAGCGTATGACCGCCGCGTACCTCCGACACGCGGTAGACCGTTCGGACGCGGCGGCCCGGACCTACCGGGCCGTCGCGGACGGAAGTCGCCCCGGAGTGTCGGGCATGGCCGCCGCCCAGCGGCAGGTCGTCGGGCTGGCCAAAGTTCCGATCACCGCGACACCGGTGGCAGGCGGCTACAGGATTGATGGCCCGATCGCCTGGGCGTCCAATGTGTACCCGGACAGCGTCATCGTGCTGGCAGCCAACACCGAGGACGGGCGCAGCCTAGTTCTCACCTTTGAGGCGTCTGCACCCGGTGTCGAGATCCGGAATGCCCCCGACCTCCTTGCACTCAACGCGACGGCTTCCACGATGATCGGTCTCGACGGCGTGGAAGTCCCGGACGAGCAGGTGCTAGGCGAGGACTTGCCGGACTTCCTCTCCGGTGTGCGCCCACAGTTCCTCATCCTGCAGGCAGCTTTCTGCTCGGGCATAGCCGCGCGCTCGCTGACCGAGGCAGAGGGCCGCCTCGAGGGCCTCGGAGCCTTCTACTCCGACGAGCACGGGGAGCTGGCATCGCGTCACCAACACATGCACGCCGAACTGCACCGCCTCGGCGAAACGCCGACCGAGGCCACGCTGGGCGAGTTGCTTCTCCTTCGCCTCGACGGCGCGGAGATCGCTCCGGCGGCCACCCGTCTCGAGGCGATCCTGTGTGGTGGCATGGGATACGCCCAGGCGGCCCCGGCCAACCGTCGGATGCGCGAGGCCGCGTTTCTGCCCGTGCAGTCGCCCTCGCAATCGCAGCTGCGGTGGGAACTCGACCGGCTAGGGGTCTCCGCATGA
- a CDS encoding ABC transporter ATP-binding protein: protein MTTGVLARPVAVSVTGLQHRLPGGRTLFDDLELQVRAGESLVLLGPSGVGKSTLLRLLAGLDEPAAGELRVGSDDSGDDRAHSYAVVFQKPLLYPWLSVRENVALGGRFRALRGRVDPAHVDGLLEHFGIAELADSRPDEISGGQAQRVAVVRAAATRPEILLLDEPFSALDPVTRADSQRWLVGVTADLGVTTVMVTHDVDEALVVGSRIALLGSSGRVRQEWTNPSHGSTQSDPALRDSILRAYRTA from the coding sequence ATGACAACCGGTGTCCTCGCCAGGCCAGTCGCGGTGAGCGTCACGGGCTTGCAGCACCGCCTGCCCGGCGGGCGGACGCTGTTCGATGATCTCGAACTGCAGGTCCGCGCCGGTGAATCCTTGGTCCTACTGGGCCCCTCGGGGGTCGGGAAGTCAACGCTCCTGCGGCTGCTTGCGGGACTCGACGAGCCTGCTGCTGGTGAACTGCGGGTTGGATCGGACGACAGCGGGGACGACCGGGCACATTCGTACGCGGTCGTGTTCCAGAAGCCGCTGTTGTACCCGTGGCTCTCGGTCCGCGAGAACGTCGCACTGGGTGGGCGGTTCCGGGCCCTGCGCGGTCGGGTCGACCCAGCCCACGTCGACGGCCTTCTCGAGCACTTCGGTATCGCGGAGCTGGCAGACTCCCGTCCCGACGAGATCTCCGGCGGGCAGGCACAGCGAGTGGCGGTTGTGCGTGCTGCCGCGACCCGCCCGGAGATCTTGCTACTAGACGAACCCTTCAGCGCGCTCGACCCAGTCACCCGCGCCGATTCCCAACGATGGCTCGTGGGCGTGACCGCCGACCTCGGGGTCACCACGGTCATGGTGACCCATGACGTGGACGAGGCACTGGTCGTCGGCTCCCGCATCGCGCTGTTGGGATCGTCAGGCCGCGTCCGGCAGGAGTGGACCAACCCGTCACATGGCTCCACGCAATCCGATCCGGCCCTGCGCGACAGCATCCTCCGCGCGTATCGGACGGCCTGA
- a CDS encoding ABC transporter substrate-binding protein, producing MENDPRPLGPILDRRALLRAGGALAVGAGAVGGAATLGNLVTTATAQRGIATDELRIGYLPITDAAPLLVAHGDGYFEQQKIIVGRPVLFRSWSSLMEAFLTRQVDLIHLLMPSAVQLRYVVGADAKVVSWNHTGGGAITVAPHVRDVAQLAGTQVAIPGWWSIHNILLQRVLRAHGLTPVARRAASRSDRTVELVVMGPSDMIPALATGSISAFTVADPFNAGAVARGVGSLHMMLDQVWRDHACCVTVVHEDLIDRRPDTVQALVDATVAAQLGIRADRTSAAALLSGKGYLPQPPKAVEVAMTGTVSDPSGGRARPRIDFHPYPFPSFTSELVRQMRTTVVDGDARFLDGLDPSTVHGELVDNRFVRASIARHGGPTVLGLPASLTRHERLI from the coding sequence ATGGAGAACGATCCCCGCCCCCTCGGCCCTATCCTTGATCGGCGCGCACTGCTGAGAGCCGGAGGCGCCCTCGCCGTGGGCGCCGGTGCGGTCGGTGGCGCCGCGACGCTGGGCAATCTGGTCACGACCGCGACCGCTCAGAGGGGCATCGCCACCGACGAGCTCCGCATCGGATATCTGCCCATCACCGACGCGGCCCCGCTCCTGGTGGCGCACGGAGACGGCTACTTCGAACAGCAGAAGATCATCGTCGGTCGCCCTGTGCTCTTCCGCTCCTGGTCGTCGCTCATGGAGGCATTCCTCACCAGGCAGGTGGACCTCATCCACCTGCTCATGCCCTCGGCTGTCCAGCTCCGGTATGTCGTTGGCGCCGATGCCAAGGTGGTGAGCTGGAACCACACCGGGGGAGGAGCCATCACGGTGGCGCCGCACGTGAGGGACGTGGCCCAGCTCGCGGGGACGCAGGTGGCGATCCCCGGATGGTGGTCGATCCACAACATCCTCCTCCAGCGGGTGCTGCGCGCGCACGGGCTCACCCCGGTGGCGCGCCGTGCCGCGAGCCGGTCGGACAGGACCGTCGAACTCGTCGTGATGGGGCCCTCGGACATGATCCCGGCCTTGGCGACCGGGTCGATCTCCGCGTTCACGGTGGCCGACCCGTTCAATGCGGGTGCGGTCGCCCGGGGAGTCGGCTCGCTGCACATGATGCTCGATCAGGTGTGGCGGGATCACGCATGCTGCGTCACCGTCGTCCACGAGGATCTCATCGACCGCCGTCCCGACACTGTTCAGGCGCTGGTCGACGCGACCGTCGCCGCGCAGCTCGGGATCCGCGCGGACCGCACCTCCGCCGCCGCCCTCCTATCCGGGAAGGGGTACCTCCCACAGCCGCCCAAGGCGGTTGAGGTAGCGATGACGGGAACAGTGAGTGACCCCAGCGGTGGCAGAGCGCGCCCCAGGATCGACTTCCACCCTTATCCCTTCCCGAGCTTCACCTCCGAGCTCGTCCGTCAGATGCGGACGACGGTCGTCGATGGTGATGCCCGCTTCCTCGACGGGCTCGACCCCTCGACAGTCCACGGCGAGCTCGTCGACAACCGGTTCGTCCGCGCCTCGATTGCCCGCCACGGTGGGCCCACGGTTCTCGGTCTCCCCGCCTCCCTCACCCGACACGAACGGCTGATCTAG
- a CDS encoding ABC transporter permease, producing the protein MTLTDSTPDPATDDVSAATVRASPSVSGSRGGPRTAGARPSRHLARWAAGLLGLLIGLGVWTLLTSGLVTDDPVVSGMAPAKTWSGFGDLLDRGVLLSDAAVSLYRLVAGLAAATFLGVPLGLWLGLRRTAEAVAGPLVQFLRMISPLSWAPVAIAVFGIGNEPVIFLVAAAAVWPILLSTSAGVNSIDPGYLDVARTMGASGWERLTRVVIPAVRPSILGGIRLALGTAWIVLVPAEMLGVRSGLGYQILNARDQLAYDQVMAVILVIGMLGFVLDALSKLVLRDRVAR; encoded by the coding sequence ATGACGCTCACGGACTCGACCCCGGACCCAGCGACCGACGACGTGTCGGCGGCCACGGTGAGAGCCAGCCCATCCGTCTCCGGCTCGCGCGGCGGCCCGCGGACCGCCGGAGCGCGGCCGTCACGTCACCTCGCGCGTTGGGCCGCGGGGCTGCTGGGATTGCTCATCGGCCTCGGAGTGTGGACCCTGCTTACCTCTGGACTCGTCACTGACGACCCGGTGGTCAGTGGCATGGCGCCCGCGAAGACATGGTCCGGCTTCGGCGATCTGCTCGACAGGGGAGTGCTGCTGTCGGACGCCGCGGTCAGTCTGTACCGACTCGTTGCAGGCCTCGCCGCCGCCACGTTCCTCGGGGTGCCCCTTGGTCTCTGGCTCGGACTACGGCGGACCGCTGAAGCGGTGGCTGGGCCTCTCGTCCAGTTCCTGCGGATGATCTCGCCGTTGTCCTGGGCCCCGGTGGCAATCGCGGTGTTCGGGATCGGCAACGAACCCGTGATCTTCCTCGTGGCCGCTGCGGCTGTGTGGCCGATCCTGCTTTCGACCTCGGCCGGCGTGAACTCGATCGACCCCGGGTACCTCGATGTGGCGCGGACCATGGGCGCCAGCGGGTGGGAACGCCTCACACGGGTGGTCATCCCGGCGGTCCGGCCCTCGATCCTCGGCGGCATCCGCCTCGCCCTCGGCACAGCGTGGATCGTGTTGGTGCCCGCGGAGATGCTCGGCGTGCGTTCCGGTCTGGGTTACCAGATCCTCAACGCCCGGGATCAGTTGGCTTATGACCAGGTGATGGCGGTGATACTCGTGATCGGCATGCTCGGGTTCGTGTTGGACGCGCTGTCCAAATTGGTTCTTCGAGACCGCGTCGCTCGCTGA
- a CDS encoding FABP family protein has product MDPALTLAPNLSPVAALLGTWKGEGAGSYPTIDDFTYTEEITFTDVGKPFLHYVQRTWGPTGSPMHTETGYLRVPGDGTVEFVLAQPTGQTELCEGAVVAEADTLVLDLQSRVHNSATAKQVDSTHRRYEVIGDRITTTFAMAAVGQPLTHHLASELRRA; this is encoded by the coding sequence ATGGACCCCGCATTGACGCTCGCACCGAATCTGTCCCCCGTCGCCGCCCTGTTAGGCACCTGGAAGGGCGAGGGCGCGGGTTCGTACCCGACGATCGACGATTTCACCTACACCGAAGAGATCACGTTCACCGACGTGGGCAAACCCTTCCTGCACTACGTCCAACGCACGTGGGGGCCCACAGGATCGCCCATGCACACCGAGACCGGGTACCTGCGGGTCCCCGGTGACGGGACGGTCGAGTTCGTCTTGGCCCAGCCCACCGGGCAGACCGAACTGTGCGAGGGGGCGGTGGTCGCCGAGGCGGATACCCTGGTGTTGGACCTCCAGTCGCGCGTGCACAACAGCGCCACCGCCAAGCAGGTCGACTCCACACATCGGCGGTACGAGGTCATCGGCGATCGCATCACCACCACGTTCGCCATGGCCGCGGTCGGTCAGCCCCTCACCCATCACCTCGCCTCCGAGCTGCGCAGGGCTTGA
- a CDS encoding DUF488 family protein, protein MLLTVGHGRLDRDELAALFTGAGVELLVDIRRFPGSRANSAAAKGAVPEVVGEAGIDYRWEEDLGGRRNLTAAQRRESPDTWWRVEAFRAYSAWTREPDFRAALERVVADARQRQVAVMCSESVWWRCHRRIVADVVSTVHELPVGHLMHTGVITEHAPSEGLRIDEHGEPVWDG, encoded by the coding sequence ATGTTGCTCACCGTGGGGCACGGCCGACTGGACCGCGACGAGCTGGCGGCGCTGTTCACGGGCGCCGGCGTCGAGCTTCTCGTGGACATCCGACGCTTCCCAGGCAGCCGCGCCAACTCCGCCGCGGCGAAGGGCGCGGTACCCGAGGTCGTTGGTGAGGCGGGAATCGACTATCGCTGGGAGGAGGACCTGGGCGGTCGGCGGAACCTCACCGCCGCACAGCGACGCGAATCCCCCGACACCTGGTGGCGGGTCGAGGCGTTCCGTGCATACAGTGCCTGGACCCGGGAACCGGACTTCCGTGCTGCACTGGAGCGGGTCGTCGCCGACGCCCGCCAGCGACAGGTCGCGGTGATGTGCTCGGAATCGGTGTGGTGGCGCTGCCATCGCCGGATCGTCGCCGACGTCGTGTCCACTGTCCACGAACTCCCCGTGGGGCACCTGATGCACACCGGCGTGATCACCGAGCACGCGCCGAGTGAGGGTCTGCGGATCGACGAGCACGGCGAACCGGTCTGGGACGGCTGA
- a CDS encoding DUF808 domain-containing protein: MSGGLAALLDDIAVLARMAAASTDDVAAAAGRATVKAAGVVVDDTAVTPQYVRDVEPSRELPIIRKIAFGSLANKAIIIVFALLLSQFVPWILTPILMLGGLYLCFEGAEKVWERVSGQHEEAMPVTEKGPEAESRMVRGAVTTDFILSAEIMVIALNEVASEAFWSRAVILVVVGLCITALVYGVVAMIVKMDDVGLHLAGKESAGVQRFGRGMVKAMPTVLEVISFVGMLAMLWVGGHILLVGLDELGVTAPYHLVHVLADPAADIAAVGTVLAWLVDTACALIFGLAVGAVVVAIMHLLPHRSSHTEVNPSTVGDTPCSDDDGATWSSADQDSGR, translated from the coding sequence ATGTCCGGTGGACTCGCCGCCCTGCTCGATGACATCGCAGTACTCGCCCGCATGGCGGCCGCAAGTACCGACGACGTCGCCGCAGCCGCTGGCCGCGCCACGGTCAAAGCCGCCGGCGTCGTGGTCGACGACACCGCCGTGACCCCCCAGTACGTTCGCGACGTCGAGCCCTCCCGGGAATTGCCCATCATCCGCAAGATCGCGTTCGGTTCGCTGGCGAACAAAGCGATAATCATCGTCTTTGCTCTCCTGCTCAGCCAGTTCGTGCCGTGGATCCTCACCCCCATCCTCATGCTTGGCGGCCTTTACCTCTGTTTCGAAGGGGCGGAGAAGGTTTGGGAGCGGGTCTCCGGGCAGCACGAGGAAGCGATGCCCGTCACGGAGAAGGGCCCCGAGGCCGAGTCCAGGATGGTCCGTGGGGCGGTCACCACCGACTTCATCCTCAGCGCCGAGATCATGGTAATCGCCCTCAACGAGGTTGCGTCCGAAGCATTCTGGTCGCGGGCGGTGATCCTCGTGGTGGTGGGACTGTGCATCACCGCCCTCGTGTACGGCGTCGTCGCGATGATCGTGAAGATGGACGACGTCGGACTTCACCTGGCGGGCAAGGAGTCGGCCGGTGTGCAACGATTCGGCCGCGGCATGGTCAAGGCGATGCCCACGGTCCTCGAGGTGATCTCCTTCGTCGGCATGCTCGCCATGCTGTGGGTTGGCGGCCACATCCTCCTCGTGGGCCTCGACGAACTCGGTGTGACCGCGCCGTACCACCTCGTGCACGTCTTGGCCGACCCAGCAGCGGACATCGCCGCTGTCGGCACTGTTCTCGCGTGGCTGGTCGACACCGCGTGCGCCTTGATCTTCGGCCTCGCCGTGGGAGCCGTCGTCGTGGCGATCATGCACCTACTCCCGCACCGGAGTTCCCACACCGAGGTCAACCCGAGCACCGTGGGCGACACCCCGTGCAGCGACGACGACGGAGCGACGTGGTCCAGTGCGGACCAGGACAGTGGGCGCTGA
- a CDS encoding oxygenase MpaB family protein, translating to MARVTTTASRALSGARRRMGLVVRSRVAGDDADARHHQIWHSDGARWNVPEDTICRVNGDASMFAGGLTALLLQSLHPLAMAGVADHSDYRGDPWGRLQRTSQFIATTTFGTIADASDLIRTINAVHRKVVGTDYRGRPYDARDPHLLRWVHVAEIWSFLECHRLYGRERLSATERDEYVRQASRTGLMLGARNVPLSVRELDAALEEYRPELEVSPAAMDARHFLLDGPPMAWADRPAYSLLREGAGAALPDWAREMLDLPDGPFGSHGLGRTLGRSGVSTLRWVLDAIE from the coding sequence ATGGCAAGGGTGACGACCACAGCGTCCCGCGCTTTGAGCGGTGCCCGCCGCAGGATGGGGCTGGTGGTGCGCTCACGGGTGGCGGGCGACGATGCCGACGCGCGACACCACCAGATCTGGCATTCCGACGGCGCGCGCTGGAACGTTCCCGAGGACACCATCTGCCGCGTCAACGGGGACGCGTCCATGTTCGCCGGCGGACTCACCGCGCTACTCCTGCAATCGCTGCACCCCTTGGCCATGGCCGGCGTGGCCGACCACAGCGACTACCGGGGCGACCCGTGGGGGCGCCTCCAACGAACCTCGCAGTTCATCGCCACCACGACTTTCGGCACGATCGCCGATGCCTCCGACCTCATCCGGACGATCAACGCCGTGCACCGCAAGGTGGTGGGAACCGACTACCGGGGCCGCCCGTACGACGCCCGCGACCCACACCTGCTGCGCTGGGTCCACGTTGCCGAGATCTGGAGCTTCCTCGAATGCCACCGGCTCTATGGACGAGAACGACTGTCCGCGACTGAACGTGACGAGTACGTTCGGCAGGCCTCGAGGACCGGCCTCATGTTGGGCGCCAGAAATGTGCCCCTCTCCGTGCGCGAACTCGACGCGGCGTTAGAGGAGTACCGGCCCGAGCTCGAGGTGTCACCCGCCGCAATGGATGCGCGCCATTTCCTGCTCGACGGGCCACCGATGGCGTGGGCTGACCGACCCGCCTATTCCCTGCTGCGGGAGGGCGCCGGCGCAGCATTGCCCGACTGGGCGCGCGAGATGCTCGACCTACCGGACGGGCCGTTCGGATCCCACGGACTCGGTCGAACGCTGGGACGCTCCGGTGTGTCCACGCTGCGTTGGGTCCTCGACGCCATCGAGTGA
- a CDS encoding CPBP family intramembrane glutamic endopeptidase, which produces MTAQLTSPNGRSRVRSVAGVAGVLASLMAINLTANLAALPFREWIVPLAVLTLVVVVKAWGMRWAELGLSVQHMPRGLAYGLAATVVVAAVVTAGCLIPATSPFFLSERYSDLRMAVFSALVLIPLMTVLPEEFAFRGVLQGALERTFGTTGVFVIGSLAFGLWHVTSSLGLTAGNAGLADVLGTGLGGQIAGIGLAVAATSVAGAGFIWIRRRSSSLLAPIGLHWAFNAVGALAAAVTWRALAG; this is translated from the coding sequence ATGACTGCGCAGCTGACGTCCCCGAATGGTCGCTCTCGTGTGCGGAGTGTCGCCGGGGTCGCCGGGGTTCTGGCCTCGTTGATGGCGATCAATCTCACCGCCAATCTGGCTGCGCTGCCCTTCCGCGAATGGATCGTTCCCCTGGCCGTGCTCACCCTCGTGGTGGTGGTCAAGGCGTGGGGCATGAGGTGGGCGGAGCTGGGACTTTCGGTGCAGCACATGCCCCGCGGTCTCGCGTACGGCCTCGCAGCGACGGTTGTCGTGGCGGCAGTGGTCACGGCGGGGTGCCTGATCCCCGCGACGAGCCCGTTCTTCCTGTCCGAGCGCTACTCGGATTTGCGCATGGCGGTGTTCTCGGCGTTGGTGTTGATCCCCCTGATGACGGTCTTGCCGGAGGAGTTCGCGTTCCGCGGGGTCCTGCAGGGCGCGCTCGAGCGGACCTTCGGTACAACCGGGGTCTTTGTGATCGGGTCGCTGGCGTTCGGCCTGTGGCATGTCACGTCGTCGCTCGGGCTCACGGCTGGGAACGCCGGCCTCGCGGACGTGCTCGGGACCGGCCTGGGGGGTCAGATCGCGGGTATCGGCTTGGCGGTGGCAGCGACCTCGGTGGCGGGGGCGGGCTTCATCTGGATCCGCCGCCGCAGCAGCAGCCTCCTCGCCCCGATCGGCCTGCACTGGGCGTTCAACGCCGTGGGTGCGCTCGCCGCGGCAGTCACGTGGCGCGCCCTGGCCGGCTGA
- a CDS encoding multidrug effflux MFS transporter: MSAPRQHGVPAPKTVPGTMLVALALAGAIGPFATDTYLPGLPLITGEFGVSASTAQLTLTAFLIALGVGQLVIGPLSDRLGRRRLLVLGSVGTLVAAVVCALAPSIWVLLAGRVLQGFFGAAGVVLTKAVVVDVGRGTGVAKAFAMLMAIQSVAPVIAPLIGGMVVPLGGWRGVFWLLAGLSAVTAVGVWAIVPETLHSDERRSGGFAETLSDMRYVGSHGPFLARVSVFVFTFGVLFAYISASPFVYQDMIGLSPTAYSVAFTVNALGILVSNLAGARFVGRFRPEKVMATGMAGVVIAVASFAVVVALSPSGELHLAPVTVSFVLLTTSIGLVLPNAAALSMQTTRGRSGTGSALLGACQFAGAALVSPLTGIAGPDSAVPLAVVMAVCAVVAVTATWVVVSRPGRAT; the protein is encoded by the coding sequence GTGAGCGCCCCGCGACAGCACGGGGTCCCGGCCCCGAAAACCGTGCCCGGGACGATGCTCGTCGCCCTCGCACTGGCCGGGGCGATCGGGCCGTTCGCCACCGACACCTACCTCCCGGGCCTGCCACTCATCACCGGCGAGTTCGGCGTCTCTGCCTCGACCGCCCAGCTCACCCTGACAGCGTTCCTGATCGCGTTGGGTGTCGGGCAGCTGGTCATCGGTCCGCTGTCAGACCGCCTCGGTCGACGCCGCCTCCTCGTCCTCGGCTCGGTCGGAACGTTGGTCGCCGCGGTGGTGTGCGCGCTCGCCCCGTCGATCTGGGTCTTGCTGGCCGGCCGGGTTCTCCAGGGTTTCTTCGGAGCCGCGGGCGTGGTCCTCACCAAGGCTGTCGTCGTCGACGTCGGTCGCGGCACGGGTGTGGCAAAGGCCTTCGCGATGCTGATGGCCATCCAGTCCGTCGCCCCCGTGATCGCTCCCCTCATCGGCGGAATGGTCGTTCCTCTCGGAGGCTGGCGTGGCGTGTTCTGGCTCCTCGCCGGCTTGTCCGCCGTCACGGCCGTCGGCGTCTGGGCAATAGTCCCCGAGACCCTCCACTCCGACGAGCGCCGGAGCGGAGGATTCGCCGAGACGCTCTCGGACATGCGGTACGTCGGTTCGCACGGTCCGTTCCTTGCCAGGGTCTCGGTCTTCGTCTTCACATTCGGGGTCCTGTTCGCGTACATCTCCGCGAGTCCGTTCGTCTACCAGGACATGATCGGGCTCTCGCCGACTGCCTATTCGGTGGCGTTCACCGTCAACGCCCTGGGCATCCTGGTGTCAAACCTCGCGGGTGCCCGCTTCGTCGGGAGGTTCCGACCGGAGAAGGTGATGGCCACCGGGATGGCCGGCGTCGTCATCGCGGTCGCGAGCTTCGCCGTCGTGGTCGCGCTCTCCCCTTCCGGGGAACTGCACCTGGCGCCGGTCACCGTCTCGTTCGTACTCCTCACAACGTCGATTGGCCTGGTTCTCCCCAACGCGGCGGCGCTATCGATGCAGACCACCCGGGGCCGCTCCGGTACCGGCTCCGCGCTGCTCGGTGCCTGCCAGTTCGCCGGTGCCGCCCTGGTCTCGCCGCTTACCGGAATCGCCGGGCCGGACTCGGCGGTACCACTGGCCGTGGTGATGGCGGTCTGCGCGGTCGTCGCCGTGACCGCGACGTGGGTGGTGGTCAGCCGGCCAGGGCGCGCCACGTGA